In Proteiniborus sp. DW1, the following proteins share a genomic window:
- a CDS encoding metal ABC transporter ATP-binding protein, protein MNNVIVRVDNLSFGYEKRRVLNNISFEINKRDYVGIVGANGSAKSTLLKLMMGFLKPNDGNIKIFGFNIEDFKDWNKVGYIPQNARNFNSRFPATVKEIIGSSQYSQMSMFKVLNKKIKKDTIRALEAVNMVNFKDSLIGNLSGGQQQRVFLAKLLVNNPEVIFMDEPLIGVDTESQDIFFELIDKLNKDYGITIVLVTHDFSTLQQRANKLFCLDNGKITISNLENN, encoded by the coding sequence ATGAATAATGTAATAGTAAGGGTAGATAATCTAAGCTTTGGATATGAAAAAAGACGGGTTCTTAATAATATAAGTTTTGAAATTAATAAGAGGGACTATGTCGGTATAGTTGGAGCAAATGGTTCTGCTAAAAGTACACTATTGAAGTTGATGATGGGCTTTTTAAAACCTAATGATGGGAATATAAAGATATTTGGATTTAATATAGAAGACTTCAAGGATTGGAATAAAGTGGGTTATATTCCCCAAAATGCAAGAAACTTTAACTCTAGATTCCCAGCAACAGTTAAAGAAATAATAGGAAGCAGTCAATATTCTCAAATGAGTATGTTTAAAGTATTGAATAAAAAAATAAAGAAAGATACGATTAGAGCGTTAGAAGCTGTGAATATGGTTAATTTTAAGGATAGTCTTATAGGAAATCTTTCAGGAGGGCAACAGCAGAGAGTTTTCCTGGCAAAGTTACTAGTAAATAATCCTGAAGTTATTTTTATGGATGAGCCATTAATAGGAGTAGATACAGAATCACAGGATATTTTCTTTGAGTTGATAGACAAGCTAAATAAAGACTACGGAATAACCATAGTCTTAGTTACACATGATTTTAGCACATTACAGCAAAGGGCAAATAAGTTGTTTTGCTTAGATAATGGAAAAATCACTATATCTAACTTAGAAAACAATTAA
- a CDS encoding zinc ABC transporter substrate-binding protein: MKNKRITKTFFVIIAISLLLSGCNTEAPAKVSSDKLKVYVSFYPIYFAADQIGKDKIELYSVIPNGSEPHDYEPSIREIANVENGDIFIFNGVGMEPWAEKLSDNLARKEVQTLNLSEYVDLIKLEDEDHNHKDHDHGLYDPHIWLDPINMNKIAYQIMIEFSELDKPNESFYKKSYEEFSEKLLELDLSFRSGLENLSEKDILVSHQAFGYLTKRYGLEQIAVTGITPHEEPSPGAIAKLLDIIEEEKFEYIFLESLASPKVVELLAREGNLQVLELNPISGLTKEQQEKKEDYFSLMMKNLENLKKALVR, from the coding sequence TTGAAAAATAAACGAATTACAAAAACATTCTTTGTTATTATAGCCATAAGTCTTTTATTAAGTGGATGTAACACTGAAGCACCAGCTAAGGTTAGCTCAGATAAGCTAAAAGTATATGTTAGCTTTTACCCGATTTATTTTGCTGCAGATCAAATTGGCAAAGATAAAATTGAGCTTTATTCTGTGATTCCAAATGGTTCTGAACCTCATGACTATGAACCTTCTATTAGAGAAATTGCAAATGTTGAGAATGGAGATATATTTATATTTAACGGGGTAGGAATGGAACCTTGGGCAGAGAAATTGTCTGATAACCTAGCACGGAAAGAAGTCCAGACTTTGAATTTAAGTGAATATGTTGATCTTATTAAACTAGAAGACGAGGATCATAATCATAAGGATCATGATCATGGTTTATATGACCCTCATATATGGCTCGACCCAATTAATATGAATAAAATAGCCTATCAGATAATGATAGAGTTTTCAGAGCTAGATAAGCCTAATGAAAGTTTCTATAAGAAAAGTTATGAAGAGTTTTCAGAAAAATTATTAGAATTAGACTTAAGTTTTAGATCAGGGCTTGAAAATTTAAGTGAAAAAGATATACTTGTTTCACATCAAGCCTTTGGCTATTTGACTAAAAGATACGGATTAGAGCAGATAGCTGTTACTGGGATAACTCCTCATGAAGAGCCAAGTCCTGGGGCTATTGCCAAGTTGCTAGATATAATAGAGGAAGAAAAATTTGAATATATTTTTTTAGAAAGCTTAGCTAGTCCAAAAGTAGTAGAGCTATTAGCTAGAGAAGGAAATCTACAGGTACTAGAGCTAAATCCCATATCAGGCTTGACAAAAGAGCAGCAGGAAAAAAAAGAGGATTATTTTTCATTAATGATGAAAAACCTAGAAAACTTGAAAAAGGCATTGGTGAGATAG